From the Corynebacterium sp. P3-F1 genome, the window GAGGCCGAAGAAGAGCGCGCGCTTGAACTTCAGGCCGCAGGCGTTCTCGACCGCCAGCCGGTCGAGGAGCCGATGCAGACGGGCATCAAGGCGATCGACGCCATGACCCCGATCGGCCGTGGACAGCGTCAGCTGATCATCGGCGACCGCAAGACCGGTAAGACCGCGGTCTGCATCGACACCATCCTCAACCAGAAGGCCTACTGGGAGACGGGCGACAAGACCAAGCAGGTCCGTTGCATCTACGTCGCCATCGGCCAGAAGGGCTCGACCATCGCTGGTGTGCGCCGCACCCTCGAGGAGAATGGTGCACTGGAGTACACCACCATCGTGGCAGCTCCGGCATCCGACTCCGCAGGTTTCAAGTGGCTCGCACCGTTCGCCGGTGCAGCGCTGGGTCAGCACTGGATGTACCAGGGCAACCACGTCCTGGTCATCTACGATGACTTGACCAAGCAGGCTGAGGCCTACCGTGCGATTTCGCTGCTGCTCCGCCGCCCTCCGGGCCGCGAGGCATACCCGGGCGACGTGTTCTACCTGCACTCCCGTCTGCTCGAGCGCGCCGCCAAGCTTAACGACGAGCTCGGTGCCGGCTCCCTGACCGCCCTCCCGATCATCGAGACCAAGGCGAACGACGTCGGTGCCTTCATTCCGACCAACGTCATCTCGATCACGGACGGTCAGTGCTTCCTGCAGTCCGACCTCTTCAACCAGGGTGTGCGCCCGGCTATCGACGTCGGTATCTCCGTCTCCCGTGTCGGTGGTGCCGCACAGACCAAGGGCATGAAGAAGGTCGCCGGTAACCTGCGTCTTGACTTGGCCGCCTACCGCGACCTGGAGTCCTTCGCAGCCTTCGCCTCCGACCTGGACGACGCCTCCAAGCGTCAGCTCGAGCGCGGGCAGCGCCTCGTCGAGCTGCTGAAGCAGGCCGAGAACTCGCCGCAGCCGGTCGAGTTCCAGATCATCTCCATCTACCTCGCCAACGAGGGCGCATTCGACTCCGTTCCCGTCGAAGATGTCCGTCGTTACGAGGCAGAGCTGCACGAGACGATCCGTGCCGAGGCCCCTGAGGTGTACGACCAGATCGACGGTGGTGTCGCACTGTCCGACGAGTCCAAGTCGACTCTGAAGTCCGTCAACGAGCGCTTCGCACGCAACTTCCAGCCCACCAACGAGGAGCACGTCGTCCGCGAGCCGGAGGCAAAGCCCCTCGACGAGGCGGATGTGTCGAAGAACCAGCTCAACGTTTCTCGTAAGTCGCAGAAGCGCGGCTAGTTCGTCCACTAAATCCGAACTAGGTAAGCGAATACGACTCACTACGACTTAAGAGAAAGGAGGAGCACACACCATGGCTACACTTCGCGAACTGCGTGACCGAATCCGGTCAGTCAATTCCACGAAGAAGATCACCAAGGCCCAGGAGCTGATCGCGACATCGCGGATCACCAAAGCCCAGCAGCGCGTTGAAGCGGCCCAGCCGTACGCCAACGAGATGCAGGACATGATGGAGCGCCTCGTGTCGGCGACATCCCTGGACCACCCGATGCTTCGTGAACGCGAAAACGGCAAGGTGGCGGCAATGCTCGTGGTCACATCCGACCGCGGCATGGCCGGTGGCTACAACCACAACGTGCTCAAGAAAGCCGGCGAGCTGGAGCGCATGCTCCAGGACAACGGCTACGAGGTGGTCCGTTACGTGACCGGCGGCAAGGGCGTCAGCCACTACGACTTCCGCGATCAGGAGATCGCGGGAGAGTGGACCGGCTGGTCCCAGGACCCGTCGTGGGACGCCACCCACGATGTGCGGCAGCACATGATCCAAGGCTTCGAG encodes:
- the atpA gene encoding F0F1 ATP synthase subunit alpha, translated to MLEQSTESRKNMAELTISSDEIRSAIANYTSSYSAEASREEVGVVTSAADGIAQVSGLPGCMTNELLEFPNGVIGVAQNLDTDSIGVVVLGNFETLTEGDKVVRTGEVLSIPVGENFLGRVINPLGQPIDGLGPIEAEEERALELQAAGVLDRQPVEEPMQTGIKAIDAMTPIGRGQRQLIIGDRKTGKTAVCIDTILNQKAYWETGDKTKQVRCIYVAIGQKGSTIAGVRRTLEENGALEYTTIVAAPASDSAGFKWLAPFAGAALGQHWMYQGNHVLVIYDDLTKQAEAYRAISLLLRRPPGREAYPGDVFYLHSRLLERAAKLNDELGAGSLTALPIIETKANDVGAFIPTNVISITDGQCFLQSDLFNQGVRPAIDVGISVSRVGGAAQTKGMKKVAGNLRLDLAAYRDLESFAAFASDLDDASKRQLERGQRLVELLKQAENSPQPVEFQIISIYLANEGAFDSVPVEDVRRYEAELHETIRAEAPEVYDQIDGGVALSDESKSTLKSVNERFARNFQPTNEEHVVREPEAKPLDEADVSKNQLNVSRKSQKRG